In Aeromicrobium marinum DSM 15272, one genomic interval encodes:
- a CDS encoding FAD-binding and (Fe-S)-binding domain-containing protein, with amino-acid sequence MTIVTGPVAATADVVAALQRRGVTEVDATSTTRAAYSTDASLYRIVPQVVVRPRDVDEVLAVVDASAETGVPITARGAGTSIAGNAVGRGIVVDFTRHLNGVHAIDREAATARVDPGVVHAVLQRAAAPHGLRYGPDPSTHTRCTVGGMIGNNACGNRALGYGRSADNVSALEVVTAGGERLRLGSGPAPTSATLDRLRAEVGQRLAMVRTEFGTFGRQVSGYSLEHLLPERGFDVASFLAGTEGTLALVTGATVDLVRDPSWRHLVVLGYATMAEAADHVPDVLPFGPTACEGLGQRIVEVYRSAKGPAAVPDLPRGGGYLYVELAGEDPAELAARADDVVAAAGALEHRHVTAVGEQAVLWRIREEGAGLAARALDRPALSGWEDAAVPPARLGAYLRDFEALLLQHGVDGVPYGHFGDGCVHVRISFGLDQPDGHQAFRSFLHDAARLTASHGGSFSGEHGDGRARSELLPLMYSPEAIETFARVKQIFDPRNLLNPGVLVEPAAVDDDLRGSGRGWDPGRASSRRGLRLLHDDGDFGAAVHRCTGVGKCIADNRATGGVMCPSFQATRDEKHTTRGRARVLQEMVDGRHVTGGWRSPEVHEALDLCLSCKGCLSDCPTGVDMATYKSEVLHQTYRGRLRPRSHYVLGRLPFWARLTSPVARLVNLSLRTPGLAHLARWVAGVDQRRSLPPFAVRPFSRTLRRQRRRAVPLAHDRPGAPGVDAPPVLLWVDSFTEFFETAGGHATVRLLESAGYRVQVLSRQVCCGLTWITTGQLDRARELVMTAIDALHPFVVAGVPVVGVEPSCLAVLRSDAVELTDDPRAAEVAGGVATLAELLERTPGWQPPDLTGTTLVVQPHCHQASVMGFEADLAVMERTGASIERLAGCCGLAGNFGVEKGHYDVSVAVGEHQLLPAVRNAPPGAIVVADGFSCRTQLLDLAATRALTLAELLEA; translated from the coding sequence ATGACGATCGTGACCGGACCGGTGGCGGCGACCGCCGACGTGGTGGCGGCGCTGCAGCGGCGAGGAGTCACGGAGGTCGACGCCACGTCGACGACCCGGGCGGCCTACAGCACCGACGCCTCGCTGTACCGGATCGTGCCCCAGGTGGTGGTGCGTCCGCGCGACGTCGACGAGGTGCTGGCCGTCGTCGACGCCAGTGCCGAGACCGGCGTCCCGATCACGGCGCGCGGCGCCGGCACGTCGATCGCGGGCAACGCGGTCGGCCGCGGCATCGTGGTCGACTTCACCCGCCACCTCAACGGGGTCCACGCGATCGACCGCGAGGCTGCCACCGCCCGGGTGGACCCCGGCGTCGTCCACGCCGTGCTGCAGCGTGCGGCGGCGCCCCACGGACTGCGCTACGGCCCCGACCCGTCCACCCACACCCGGTGCACCGTCGGCGGGATGATCGGCAACAACGCCTGCGGCAACCGCGCCCTCGGGTACGGCCGCAGCGCCGACAACGTCTCGGCGCTCGAGGTCGTCACCGCGGGCGGGGAGCGCCTCCGGCTGGGATCCGGGCCGGCTCCGACCTCGGCCACCCTCGACCGCCTGCGGGCGGAGGTCGGCCAGCGACTCGCCATGGTGCGCACCGAGTTCGGGACCTTCGGCCGGCAGGTGTCCGGCTACAGCCTCGAGCACCTGCTGCCGGAGCGCGGTTTCGACGTCGCCTCGTTCCTCGCCGGCACCGAGGGCACGCTCGCCCTCGTGACAGGTGCCACCGTCGACCTGGTCCGCGACCCGTCGTGGCGTCACCTCGTCGTGCTGGGCTACGCGACGATGGCCGAGGCCGCCGACCACGTGCCGGACGTCCTGCCGTTCGGTCCCACGGCGTGCGAGGGCCTCGGCCAGCGGATCGTCGAGGTGTACCGGTCCGCCAAGGGGCCGGCCGCCGTGCCCGACCTGCCGCGCGGTGGCGGGTACCTGTACGTCGAGCTCGCGGGGGAGGACCCCGCCGAGCTCGCGGCCCGGGCCGACGACGTCGTGGCCGCGGCCGGGGCGCTGGAGCACCGGCACGTCACCGCGGTGGGGGAGCAGGCCGTGCTCTGGCGCATCCGCGAGGAGGGTGCGGGCCTGGCCGCCCGCGCCCTGGACCGGCCCGCGCTGTCGGGGTGGGAGGACGCAGCGGTCCCGCCGGCGCGACTGGGCGCCTACCTGCGGGACTTCGAGGCCCTCCTCCTCCAGCACGGCGTCGACGGCGTGCCGTACGGACACTTCGGCGACGGATGCGTGCACGTGCGGATCAGCTTCGGGCTCGACCAGCCCGACGGGCACCAGGCGTTCCGCTCGTTCCTCCACGACGCGGCCCGGCTGACCGCGAGCCACGGCGGTTCGTTCTCCGGCGAGCACGGGGACGGTCGTGCCCGTTCGGAGCTGTTGCCGTTGATGTACTCGCCCGAGGCGATCGAGACGTTCGCCCGGGTCAAGCAGATCTTCGATCCGCGGAACCTGTTGAACCCCGGGGTGCTGGTCGAGCCCGCAGCCGTCGACGACGACCTGCGCGGCTCCGGTCGTGGGTGGGACCCCGGTCGGGCGTCGTCGCGACGGGGCCTGCGGCTCCTGCACGACGACGGCGACTTCGGCGCGGCCGTCCACCGCTGCACCGGGGTGGGCAAGTGCATCGCCGACAACCGGGCCACCGGCGGGGTCATGTGCCCCTCCTTCCAGGCGACCCGCGACGAGAAGCACACCACCCGTGGTCGGGCGCGGGTGCTGCAGGAGATGGTCGACGGCCGGCACGTGACCGGTGGCTGGCGCTCTCCGGAGGTCCACGAGGCGCTGGACCTGTGCCTGTCGTGCAAGGGCTGTCTGAGCGACTGCCCGACGGGCGTGGACATGGCGACCTACAAGTCGGAGGTGCTCCACCAGACCTACCGGGGCCGTTTGCGCCCCCGCAGCCACTACGTCCTCGGCCGGCTGCCGTTCTGGGCCCGGCTCACCTCGCCGGTCGCCCGACTGGTCAACCTGAGCCTGCGGACCCCCGGCCTGGCCCACCTCGCGCGGTGGGTGGCGGGCGTCGACCAGCGGCGCAGCCTCCCGCCGTTCGCGGTCCGGCCCTTCTCCCGCACCCTGCGCCGACAGCGCCGGCGGGCTGTTCCGCTCGCCCACGACCGTCCCGGCGCGCCGGGCGTCGACGCGCCACCGGTGCTCCTGTGGGTGGACTCGTTCACCGAGTTCTTCGAGACGGCAGGCGGCCACGCGACGGTCCGCCTGCTGGAGTCGGCCGGCTACCGGGTCCAGGTGCTGTCGCGTCAGGTGTGCTGCGGACTCACGTGGATCACCACCGGACAGCTCGACCGGGCCCGCGAGCTCGTCATGACGGCGATCGACGCCCTGCACCCGTTCGTCGTGGCCGGCGTGCCGGTGGTGGGGGTCGAACCCTCCTGCCTGGCGGTGCTGCGCTCCGACGCCGTCGAGCTGACCGACGACCCCCGGGCCGCCGAGGTCGCGGGCGGGGTGGCGACCCTGGCCGAGCTGTTGGAGCGGACCCCGGGGTGGCAGCCGCCGGACCTCACGGGCACGACCCTGGTGGTGCAGCCGCACTGCCACCAGGCGTCGGTCATGGGTTTCGAGGCCGACCTGGCGGTGATGGAGCGCACCGGTGCGTCGATCGAACGGCTGGCCGGCTGCTGCGGCCTGGCGGGCAACTTCGGGGTCGAGAAGGGGCACTACGACGTGTCGGTGGCGGTGGGGGAGCACCAGCTGCTTCCGGCGGTTCGTAACGCACCCCCGGGTGCGATCGTTGTGGCCGACGGGTTCTCGTGCCGCACCCAGCTGCTGGACCTCGCGGCCACCCGAGCCCTGACACTCGCCGAGCTGCTGGAGGCCTGA
- a CDS encoding GntR family transcriptional regulator, whose translation MSDERTTATDRVFLALREAVVSGELVAGSQHSIYRLAEDLGVSRTPVRDAVLRLADLGLVAIERNRGVRIRGVTVEDVRAVFELRVLLESPAAAFAARHADRAAIDDLDRLVGRLREAAHTPDEPEFTGVDRALHARIGAVLNNPRWQDQVHRLRDTIQARGVSTIGRTRRMPEIAEEHVPIVEAIRSRDPHEAARRMSEHLIGTAELLVQQVAGEPAGSSDSRWGDRVRALLAVTGPGDR comes from the coding sequence GTGAGCGACGAGCGGACGACGGCCACCGACCGGGTGTTCCTGGCGCTGCGCGAGGCGGTCGTCAGCGGCGAGCTGGTCGCGGGGTCCCAGCACTCGATCTACCGGCTGGCCGAGGACCTCGGTGTCTCCCGGACCCCGGTGCGCGACGCCGTCCTGCGCCTGGCCGATCTGGGGCTGGTCGCCATCGAGCGCAACCGGGGGGTCCGCATCCGGGGCGTGACCGTCGAGGACGTCCGCGCCGTCTTCGAGCTGCGGGTCCTGCTGGAGTCGCCGGCGGCCGCCTTCGCGGCCCGGCACGCCGACCGGGCCGCGATCGACGACCTGGACCGGCTCGTCGGCCGGCTCCGGGAGGCCGCGCACACGCCGGACGAGCCGGAGTTCACCGGCGTGGACCGGGCGTTGCACGCCCGGATCGGGGCGGTCCTGAACAACCCGCGGTGGCAGGACCAGGTGCACCGTCTGCGCGACACGATCCAGGCCCGGGGCGTCTCGACGATCGGTCGCACCCGTCGCATGCCCGAGATCGCCGAGGAGCACGTGCCGATCGTCGAGGCCATCCGCAGTCGCGACCCCCACGAGGCGGCGCGCCGGATGTCGGAGCACCTGATCGGGACCGCCGAGCTGCTGGTGCAGCAGGTGGCGGGGGAGCCGGCCGGGTCGTCGGACTCGCGGTGGGGCGACCGGGTGCGGGCCCTCCTCGCGGTGACGGGTCCCGGCGACAGGTAG
- a CDS encoding acyltransferase family protein — protein sequence MSSLAPLPVTPPAARERVAYLDNARYWVMLLVVIGHCLTDLVVMDSARGVYTWIYAFHMPLFILISGYTARHYVGDLRQIRRLVSTLVVPYLIVELSLQLITRHYDGEPERLMVLSPQWVGWFMAALIIWRLTTPIWRALKYPITVSIVISLASGLIEIPNALALHKTIAFLPFYVIGLHLDREMFERLAQWRIRVVSAVVLGTTFVASQLWATPELAPWLLWRIRYADLDAGPVEGVLMRAALILVGLALTAAALSLVPWGRSWTTAQGERTFYCYLLHGFVIIGLDRQFDLWARIEPYGAPAVLGCMVAGAVLANLLMTAPVARTFRPVFEPRLTWLFRDASESPRIKIPT from the coding sequence ATGAGTTCGCTCGCCCCGCTGCCAGTGACCCCGCCGGCCGCCAGGGAGCGGGTGGCGTACCTCGACAACGCCCGGTACTGGGTCATGCTGCTGGTCGTCATCGGCCACTGCCTCACCGATCTGGTGGTGATGGACTCCGCCCGGGGCGTCTACACGTGGATCTACGCCTTCCACATGCCGTTGTTCATCCTGATCTCGGGCTACACCGCTCGCCACTACGTCGGTGACCTGCGGCAGATCCGCCGACTGGTGAGCACCCTGGTCGTGCCGTACCTCATCGTCGAGCTCAGCCTGCAGCTCATCACCCGCCACTACGACGGCGAACCCGAACGCCTCATGGTCCTGTCCCCCCAGTGGGTCGGCTGGTTCATGGCCGCCCTGATCATCTGGCGGCTCACGACACCGATCTGGCGCGCGCTGAAGTACCCGATCACCGTCTCGATCGTGATCTCGCTGGCGTCGGGTCTCATCGAGATCCCGAACGCCCTCGCCCTGCACAAGACGATCGCCTTCCTGCCGTTCTACGTGATCGGCCTGCACCTGGACCGCGAGATGTTCGAGCGGCTCGCGCAGTGGAGGATCCGCGTCGTGTCGGCCGTGGTGCTCGGCACGACGTTCGTGGCCAGCCAGCTCTGGGCCACCCCCGAGCTCGCACCGTGGCTGCTGTGGCGGATCCGCTACGCCGACCTCGACGCCGGTCCCGTGGAGGGCGTCCTGATGCGCGCCGCCCTCATCCTGGTGGGGCTCGCCCTGACCGCCGCGGCGCTGTCCCTGGTGCCGTGGGGCCGGTCATGGACGACGGCACAGGGCGAGCGGACCTTCTACTGCTACCTGCTCCACGGCTTCGTGATCATCGGGCTGGACCGCCAGTTCGACCTCTGGGCCCGGATCGAGCCCTACGGTGCCCCGGCGGTGCTCGGCTGCATGGTCGCCGGAGCCGTGCTGGCGAACCTGCTGATGACCGCGCCGGTCGCCCGCACCTTCCGTCCGGTCTTCGAGCCACGCCTCACCTGGCTGTTCCGCGACGCGTCGGAGTCGCCGAGGATCAAGATCCCCACCTGA
- a CDS encoding NUDIX hydrolase, protein MTEATTGRRVQRLGAYAVLLRAGEAGEEILLTRISARGYPPGWWALPGGGVDHGESPYDAVVREVAEETGLVARDARLVDVHSVHTVAPGRGAFEDYHGVHLLFGCEVDRAARPRVVETDGTTDLAAWVPVVSAADGRQLLPVVHHALGTVDAYR, encoded by the coding sequence GTGACGGAGGCCACCACGGGCCGGCGCGTGCAGCGGCTGGGCGCCTACGCGGTGCTCCTGCGCGCGGGTGAGGCCGGCGAGGAGATCCTGCTGACCCGGATCTCCGCCCGGGGATATCCGCCGGGGTGGTGGGCACTGCCCGGCGGCGGGGTCGACCACGGCGAGTCGCCGTACGACGCGGTCGTGCGCGAGGTCGCCGAGGAGACCGGGCTGGTGGCCCGGGACGCACGACTGGTCGACGTGCACTCGGTGCACACCGTGGCGCCGGGTCGAGGCGCCTTCGAGGACTACCACGGCGTGCATCTGCTGTTCGGCTGCGAGGTGGACCGCGCTGCCCGGCCGCGGGTCGTCGAGACCGACGGCACGACCGACCTGGCCGCCTGGGTGCCGGTCGTGTCGGCGGCCGACGGCCGGCAGCTGTTGCCGGTGGTGCACCACGCGCTGGGGACCGTGGACGCGTACCGCTGA
- a CDS encoding DNA-directed RNA polymerase subunit beta': MLDVNFFDQLKIGLATADDIRQWSFGEVKKPETINYRTLKPERDGLFCEKIFGPTRDWECYCGKYKRVRFKGIVCERCGVEVTRSKVRRERMGHIELAAPVTHIWYFKGVPSRLGYLLDLAPKDLEKVIYFAAYMITHVDEEARHRDLSSLEAKIDMERTQLETRRDTEVNERMAKLEEDLKVLEADGAKADAKRKVKDAAEREAKQRRDRVQRELDRLEEVWSRFKGLKVQDLEGDELLYRDMTYRFGAYFEGYMGAAAIQKRLQSFDLTAEAESLREIIATGKGQRKTRALKRLKVVSAFLASNNHPAGMVLDAVPVIPPELRPMVQLDGGRFATSDLNDLYRRVINRNNRLKRLLDLGAPEIIVNNEKRMLQEAVDSLFDNGRRGRPVTGPGNRPLKSISDMLKGKQGRFRQNLLGKRVDYSGRSVIVVGPQLKLHQCGLPKQMALELFKPFVMKRLVDLNHAQNIKSAKRMVERARPVVWDVLEEVITEHPVFLNRAPTLHRLGIQAFEPQLIEGKAIQIHPLVCTAFNADFDGDQMAVHLPLSAEAQAEARILMLSTNNILKPSDGRPVTMPTQDMIIGLYFLTLERDGKKGEGRSFSSVGEATMAFDRGEIDFQSKVTIRIDGTSVSTTLGRAIFNEALPDDFPYVNIQVGKKEIGVIVNDLAERYSKVDVANALDNLKDTGFHWATRSGVTISMDDVVSPASKPEILTKYEGHAAKVQSQFDKGLITEDERRQELIEIWTQATAEVSGKMEEAFTEDNPIFMMVQSGARGNMMQLRQIAAMRGLVANPKGEIIPRPIKSNYREGLSVVEYFIATHGARKGLADTALRTADSGYLTRRLVDVSQDVIIREEDCGTERGLPKRIASRLDDGTPIPAEHVETSAYSRCSASAITHPETGETLVEAGGELGDVEINDLIVAGVEEIRVRTVLTCEAAAGTCAKCYGRSLATGKLVDIGEAVGTIAAQSIGEPGTQLTMRTFHTGGVAGDDITHGLPRVVELFEARQPKGKAPITESAGRVTIDDSDKTRKLVVTPDDGSEILEYPVTKRARLLIHDGDHVEVGDQLTHGTPDPQEVLRILGVRKAQEHLVDEVQEVYRSQGVAIHDKHVEIIVRQMLRRVTVIEQADSHLIPGDLADRAMFEAENRRVVAEGGTPASGRPVLMGITKASLAVESWLSAASFQETTRVLTDAAIHGKSDSLRGLKENIIIGKLIPAGTGLDRYRNIRVEPTEEARQAAFAVSGYGSDYDYGYGTGEADPVKLDDFDFTSFES, translated from the coding sequence GTGCTCGACGTGAACTTCTTCGATCAGCTCAAGATCGGTCTCGCGACCGCCGACGACATCCGTCAGTGGTCGTTCGGCGAGGTCAAGAAGCCGGAGACGATCAACTACCGCACGCTCAAGCCCGAGCGTGACGGACTCTTCTGCGAGAAGATCTTCGGTCCCACCCGGGACTGGGAGTGCTACTGCGGCAAGTACAAGCGGGTCCGCTTCAAGGGCATCGTCTGTGAGCGCTGCGGCGTCGAGGTCACCCGGAGCAAGGTGCGCCGTGAGCGGATGGGCCACATCGAGCTCGCCGCCCCGGTCACCCACATCTGGTACTTCAAGGGCGTCCCCAGCCGGCTCGGCTACCTGCTCGACCTGGCCCCGAAGGACCTCGAGAAGGTCATCTACTTCGCGGCCTACATGATCACGCACGTCGACGAGGAGGCGCGTCACCGCGACCTGTCCTCGCTCGAGGCGAAGATCGACATGGAGCGGACGCAGCTGGAGACCCGCCGCGACACCGAGGTCAACGAGCGGATGGCCAAGCTCGAGGAGGACCTCAAGGTCCTGGAGGCCGACGGCGCGAAGGCCGACGCCAAGCGCAAGGTCAAGGACGCCGCCGAGCGTGAGGCCAAGCAGCGTCGCGACCGGGTGCAGCGCGAGCTGGACCGCCTCGAGGAGGTCTGGAGCCGCTTCAAGGGTCTCAAGGTCCAGGACCTCGAGGGCGACGAGCTGCTCTACCGCGACATGACGTACCGCTTCGGTGCGTACTTCGAGGGCTACATGGGCGCCGCGGCGATCCAGAAGCGCCTGCAGAGCTTCGACCTGACCGCCGAGGCGGAGTCGCTGCGCGAGATCATCGCCACCGGCAAGGGCCAGCGCAAGACCCGTGCCCTCAAGCGTCTCAAGGTCGTCTCGGCCTTCCTGGCCAGCAACAACCACCCGGCCGGCATGGTCCTGGACGCGGTCCCGGTCATCCCGCCGGAGCTGCGTCCGATGGTGCAGCTCGACGGTGGCCGCTTCGCCACCAGCGACCTGAACGACCTCTACCGCCGGGTCATCAACCGCAACAACCGGCTCAAGCGTCTGCTCGACCTCGGTGCCCCCGAGATCATCGTCAACAACGAGAAGCGGATGCTGCAGGAGGCCGTCGACTCGCTGTTCGACAACGGCCGCCGTGGTCGTCCCGTCACCGGTCCGGGCAACCGGCCGCTGAAGTCCATCTCGGACATGCTCAAGGGCAAGCAGGGTCGGTTCCGTCAGAACCTGCTCGGCAAGCGCGTCGACTACTCGGGCCGTTCGGTCATCGTGGTCGGCCCGCAGCTCAAGCTGCACCAGTGCGGTCTGCCCAAGCAGATGGCCCTGGAGCTGTTCAAGCCGTTCGTCATGAAGCGGCTCGTCGACCTCAACCACGCGCAGAACATCAAGAGCGCCAAGCGCATGGTCGAGCGGGCGCGTCCGGTCGTGTGGGACGTCCTCGAAGAGGTCATCACCGAGCACCCGGTGTTCCTCAACCGGGCACCCACGCTGCACCGCCTGGGCATCCAGGCCTTCGAGCCCCAGCTGATCGAGGGCAAGGCCATCCAGATCCACCCGCTGGTCTGCACGGCCTTCAACGCCGACTTCGACGGCGACCAGATGGCGGTGCACCTGCCGCTGTCGGCCGAGGCGCAGGCCGAGGCCCGCATCCTCATGCTCAGCACCAACAACATCCTCAAGCCGTCGGACGGCCGTCCGGTCACCATGCCCACCCAGGACATGATCATCGGCCTGTACTTCCTGACGCTGGAGCGTGACGGCAAGAAGGGCGAGGGTCGCTCGTTCAGCTCCGTCGGCGAGGCCACGATGGCCTTCGACCGCGGTGAGATCGACTTCCAGAGCAAGGTGACGATCCGCATCGACGGCACCTCGGTGTCCACGACGCTGGGTCGCGCCATCTTCAACGAGGCGCTGCCGGACGACTTCCCGTACGTCAACATCCAGGTGGGCAAGAAGGAGATCGGGGTCATCGTCAACGACCTCGCCGAGCGGTACTCCAAGGTCGACGTCGCCAACGCGCTGGACAACCTGAAGGACACCGGCTTCCACTGGGCCACCCGTTCGGGCGTCACCATCAGCATGGACGACGTCGTCAGCCCGGCCTCCAAGCCCGAGATCCTCACCAAGTACGAGGGTCACGCCGCCAAGGTGCAGTCGCAGTTCGACAAGGGCCTGATCACCGAGGACGAGCGACGTCAGGAGCTCATCGAGATCTGGACCCAGGCCACGGCCGAGGTGTCGGGCAAGATGGAGGAGGCCTTCACCGAGGACAACCCCATCTTCATGATGGTGCAGTCCGGTGCCCGCGGAAACATGATGCAGCTGCGTCAGATCGCCGCGATGCGTGGACTCGTCGCCAACCCCAAGGGCGAGATCATCCCGCGACCGATCAAGTCCAACTACCGCGAGGGCCTCAGCGTCGTCGAGTACTTCATCGCGACCCACGGTGCCCGCAAGGGACTGGCCGACACCGCGCTGCGGACGGCCGACTCCGGCTACCTGACGCGTCGACTCGTCGACGTCAGCCAGGACGTCATCATCCGCGAGGAGGACTGCGGCACCGAGCGTGGTCTGCCCAAGCGGATCGCCAGCCGGCTCGACGACGGCACGCCGATCCCGGCTGAGCACGTCGAGACCTCGGCGTACTCGCGGTGCTCGGCCTCGGCCATCACGCACCCCGAGACCGGCGAGACGCTGGTCGAGGCCGGCGGTGAGCTCGGCGACGTCGAGATCAACGACCTGATCGTGGCCGGTGTCGAGGAGATCCGCGTCCGCACCGTCCTCACCTGTGAGGCGGCGGCGGGCACCTGCGCCAAGTGCTACGGCCGTTCGTTGGCCACCGGCAAGCTGGTCGACATCGGTGAGGCGGTCGGTACGATCGCCGCGCAGTCCATCGGTGAGCCCGGCACGCAGCTGACCATGCGGACCTTCCACACCGGTGGTGTGGCCGGTGACGACATCACGCACGGTCTGCCGCGCGTGGTCGAGCTGTTCGAGGCCCGTCAGCCCAAGGGCAAGGCGCCGATCACCGAGTCGGCCGGTCGGGTCACGATCGACGACTCCGACAAGACCCGCAAGCTCGTGGTCACGCCGGACGACGGCTCGGAGATCCTGGAGTACCCGGTCACCAAGCGCGCGCGCCTGCTGATCCACGACGGCGACCACGTCGAGGTGGGCGACCAGCTGACGCACGGCACCCCCGATCCGCAGGAGGTCCTGCGCATCCTCGGTGTCCGCAAGGCGCAGGAGCACCTCGTCGACGAGGTCCAGGAGGTCTACCGCAGTCAGGGTGTGGCCATCCACGACAAGCACGTCGAGATCATCGTGCGTCAGATGCTCCGTCGGGTCACCGTCATCGAGCAGGCCGACTCCCACCTGATCCCGGGTGACCTGGCCGATCGCGCGATGTTCGAGGCCGAGAACCGTCGGGTCGTCGCCGAGGGCGGCACCCCCGCCTCGGGCCGGCCGGTGCTGATGGGCATCACGAAGGCCTCGCTGGCCGTCGAGTCGTGGCTGTCGGCGGCCTCCTTCCAGGAGACCACCCGGGTGCTCACCGACGCGGCGATCCACGGCAAGTCCGACTCGCTGCGCGGCCTGAAGGAGAACATCATCATCGGCAAGCTCATCCCGGCGGGCACCGGTCTGGACCGGTACCGCAACATCCGGGTCGAGCCCACCGAGGAGGCGCGTCAGGCTGCCTTCGCCGTCAGCGGCTACGGCAGCGACTACGACTACGGCTACGGCACGGGCGAGGCCGACCCGGTCAAGCTCGACGACTTCGACTTCACGTCGTTCGAGAGCTGA
- a CDS encoding hydroxyacid-oxoacid transhydrogenase, whose translation MSSPSYHPAHPETVFTYASPALKFGVGARHELGHDLAALGARRVLVVTDPGVAATGVVDRIAERVRGDGIEVVVFADSRVEPTDTSLEEAIAFARAEGPFDAVVAVGGGSSIDTAKAVNLLTTNDGELMDYVNAPVGRARAPQHPLLPLIALPTTTGTGSESTTICVLDVVAQHVKTGISHPRLRPTMAIVDPELTVTQPSAVTAASGMDILCHALESYTARPYTSFDAKQPQERVPYCGSNPIADVWSERAMALLATAFRTAVRDGDDLQAREQMSLAATFAGLGFGNAGVHIPHANAYPIAGQVTTFHPPGYPDLDGQPAHPMVPHGMAVSLTAPAAFRFTFEASPERHLRAAELLGPGADRTDDPREQLPSVLTTLMRDIDMPAGIGAVGFGAGDIDDLVEGTLKQQRLLATAPREVGEDDAAQILTESIELW comes from the coding sequence GTGTCATCACCGTCGTACCACCCGGCTCACCCCGAGACCGTGTTCACCTATGCCTCGCCGGCGTTGAAGTTCGGTGTGGGTGCCCGCCACGAGCTCGGCCACGACCTGGCGGCGTTGGGAGCGCGGCGGGTGCTGGTGGTGACCGATCCCGGCGTCGCGGCCACCGGCGTCGTCGACCGGATCGCCGAGCGGGTGCGCGGGGACGGCATCGAGGTCGTGGTGTTCGCCGACAGTCGGGTGGAGCCCACCGACACGAGCCTGGAGGAGGCGATCGCGTTCGCGCGGGCCGAGGGCCCGTTCGACGCCGTCGTGGCCGTCGGGGGCGGCAGCAGCATCGACACCGCCAAGGCGGTGAACCTGCTGACCACCAACGACGGCGAGCTGATGGACTACGTCAACGCCCCGGTCGGACGGGCGCGGGCGCCCCAGCACCCGTTGCTGCCCCTCATCGCCCTGCCCACCACCACCGGGACCGGCAGCGAGAGCACCACGATCTGCGTGCTCGACGTGGTGGCCCAGCACGTCAAGACCGGCATCTCGCACCCGCGGCTGCGGCCCACCATGGCGATCGTCGACCCCGAGCTGACCGTCACCCAGCCGTCGGCCGTCACCGCCGCATCGGGCATGGACATCCTCTGCCATGCCCTCGAGAGCTACACCGCCCGGCCGTACACGTCGTTCGACGCCAAGCAGCCGCAGGAGCGCGTGCCCTACTGCGGCTCCAACCCGATCGCCGACGTGTGGTCCGAGCGGGCCATGGCACTGCTGGCCACCGCGTTCCGCACGGCGGTGCGTGACGGCGACGACCTGCAGGCGCGCGAGCAGATGTCACTGGCCGCGACGTTCGCCGGACTGGGTTTCGGCAACGCCGGCGTGCACATCCCGCACGCGAACGCCTACCCGATCGCCGGTCAGGTGACGACCTTCCACCCGCCCGGGTACCCCGACCTGGACGGCCAGCCCGCGCACCCGATGGTGCCGCACGGCATGGCGGTCTCCCTGACCGCTCCCGCGGCGTTCCGGTTCACCTTCGAGGCCTCACCGGAACGGCACCTGCGGGCCGCGGAGCTGCTCGGCCCCGGGGCCGACCGCACCGACGACCCCCGTGAGCAGCTGCCGTCGGTGCTCACGACCCTGATGCGGGACATCGACATGCCGGCGGGCATCGGCGCGGTCGGGTTCGGCGCCGGCGATATCGACGACCTCGTCGAGGGCACCCTCAAGCAGCAGCGGCTGCTCGCCACGGCACCGCGGGAGGTCGGCGAGGACGATGCGGCGCAGATCCTGACCGAGTCGATCGAGCTGTGGTGA